One Brassica napus cultivar Da-Ae chromosome C4, Da-Ae, whole genome shotgun sequence genomic region harbors:
- the LOC106405395 gene encoding F-box/kelch-repeat protein At4g38940, protein MLRRGFLLRSKTSSKTLAPKEVPPSEPPFLTTTSLPHDIVVNILARVPRSHYPKLSLVSKYFRSIVRSREIYARRSSLGCTEHCLYLILSNLRTKENRCYILLRNGSHRRLVLVPSLPALPRGPYRSCFAAAGSKIYMFGDGNDGSTALSIDCESHTVRSLPSMPEPLVYTVADVIDGRIYAIGRDNRDLDKMMVVLFNTETQTWEPEKTTSDVEAGDMYHGSVVMAGKMYTKDFDSSYVYEPEGRKWGTDEVMNSKEWRYGCVVDDVLYYYECEEDCVKELRAFDRKERCWRVVKGLKALLAETRSSLWSKTGSYGGKLALFFPKGDERRGEEIWCAEISLERRQGGEIWGKVEWCGRLVTGFQLKESLDVVV, encoded by the coding sequence ATGTTAAGAAGAGGTTTTCTGCTTAGATCTAAAACGTCTTCCAAGACTCTGGCGCCAAAAGAGGTTCCACCCTCGGAACCACCGTTTCTGACGACGACGTCACTTCCCCATGACATCGTCGTTAACATCTTAGCCCGTGTTCCGAGATCCCACTATCCAAAGCTCTCCCTCGTCTCCAAGTACTTCCGATCGATCGTTAGGTCGCGTGAGATATACGCGAGACGATCCTCCTTGGGATGCACGGAGCACTGTCTCTACCTCATCCTCTCCAACCTAAGAACCAAGGAGAACCGTTGCTACATTCTCCTCCGGAACGGCAGTCACCGCCGCTTGGTCCTTGTCCCTTCGCTTCCCGCTTTGCCGCGCGGACCGTACCGTTCATGCTTCGCTGCGGCGGGCTCGAAGATATACATGTTTGGTGACGGTAACGACGGCAGTACGGCGCTAAGCATCGACTGTGAGTCTCACACCGTGCGATCTCTCCCTAGCATGCCTGAGCCTTTGGTTTACACAGTCGCTGACGTCATCGACGGGAGAATCTACGCCATTGGACGTGATAACAGGGACTTGGACaagatgatggtggtgttgttCAACACAGAGACGCAAACGTGGGAGCCTGAGAAGACGACGTCTGATGTAGAGGCAGGTGACATGTATCATGGAAGTGTGGTGATGGCTGGTAAGATGTACACTAAAGATTTTGATAGCTCCTATGTTTACGAGCCAGAGGGGAGGAAATGGGGAACAGACGAGGTTATGAACTCTAAGGAGTGGAGGTATGGGTGCGTTGTTGATGATGTACTGTACTATTACGAATGTGAAGAAGATTGTGTGAAAGAGTTGAGAGCCTTTGATAGAAAGGAGAGGTGTTGGCGAGTGGTGAAAGGTTTGAAGGCATTGTTGGCGGAGACTAGAAGTTCACTGTGGTCAAAGACTGGGAGTTACGGTGGGAAACTAGCTTTGTTTTTTCCTAAAGGAGATGAAAGAAGAGGGGAGGAGATTTGGTGTGCAGAGATTTCGCTGGAGAGACGTCAAGGAGGGGAGATTTGGGGTAAAGTTGAGTGGTGCGGTCGTCTTGTGACTGGGTTTCAATTGAAGGAATCTCTAGATGTTGTTGTTTGA
- the LOC106404675 gene encoding major pollen allergen Ole e 10 yields the protein MGKGFRIVTSLLLLYFVFPGARAITEPIEEEKDITTPLATNPTTSEPTVVPNSDSDASAVVTTPLTVPTPPRVAAHPGESWCVARENAPKIALQAALDYACGIGGADCSEIQGGGKCYNPNSLIAHASFAFNSYYQKNPIPSSCNFGGSAVTISGDPSVGSCHFPSTSTNESTLNVSEDGLGLFGRIPSHPTPKPEASSSSSRTCSYLYFHSHLLCFLFLYHVPVVVLG from the exons ATGGGAAAAGGCTTCAGAATAGTAacaagtcttcttcttctctacttcgTCTTCCCAG GTGCAAGAGCAATTACTGAACcaatagaagaagaaaaggacATAACCACACCTTTAGCCACAAATCCAACAACCAGCGAACCAACCGTTGTCCCTAATTCTGATTCTGACGCTTCTGCCGTCGTCACAACGCCACTAACGGTTCCAACGCCACCACGCGTTGCAGCCCACCCAGGTGAAAGTTGGTGCGTTGCGAGAGAGAACGCTCCAAAAATAGCGTTACAAGCTGCTTTGGACTACGCGTGCGGGATCGGTGGAGCAGACTGTTCAGAGATCCAAGGAGGAGGAAAGTGTTATAATCCAAACTCGTTGATAGCACATGCATCTTTTGCATTTAACAGTTATTACCAGAAGAATCCAATCCCTAGTAGTTGCAACTTTGGTGGAAGTGCTGTCACTATCAGTGGTGACCCAA GTGTAGGATCATGCCACTTTCCGTCTACAAG CACGAATGAATCGACATTGAACGTAAGTGAGGATGGATTAGGGCTTTTTGGGAGAATACCATCGCACCCGACTCCCAAGCCCGAAGCTTCAAGCTCCTCTTCCAGAACTTGCTCATATCTCTACTTCCATTCtcatcttctttgttttttgtttttatatcatgTTCCCGTGGTGGTATTAGGTTAG
- the LOC106406146 gene encoding shaggy-related protein kinase zeta-like, with the protein MTSLSLGPQPPATAQPPQLRDGDASRRRSDMDTDKDMSAAVIEGNDAVTGHIISTTIGGKNGEPKQTISYMAERVVGQGSFGIVFQAKCLETGESVAIKKVLQDRRYKNRELQLMRLMDHPNVVSLKHCFFSTTSRDELFLNLVMEYVPETLYRVLKHYTNSSQRMPIFYVKLYTYQIFRGLAYIHTVPGVCHRDVKPQNLLVDPLTHQCKLCDFGSAKVLVKGEANISYICSRYYRAPELIFGATEYTSSIDIWSAGCVLAELLLGQPLFPGENSVDQLVEIIKVLGTPTREEIRCMNPNYTDFRFPQIKAHPWHKVFHKRMPPEAIDLASRLLQYSPSLRYTALEACAHPFFNELREPNARLPNGRPLPALFNFKQELAGASPELINRLIPEHIRRQMSGGFPSQPGH; encoded by the exons ATGACATCACTATCATTGGGCCCTCAGCCTCCGGCTACTGCTCAGCCGCCGCAGCTTCGCGACGGAGATGCTTCCAGGCGTCGTTCCGATATGGATACAGACAAG GATATGTCTGCTGCTGTGATAGAGGGAAACGATGCTGTTACAGGCCACATCATTTCTACTACAATTGGAGGCAAAAACGGTGAACCTAAACAG ACCATCAGTTACATGGCCGAACGGGTTGTTGGACAAGGATCATTCGGAATCGTGTTCCAG GCCAAGTGCTTGGAAACTGGAGAATCAGTCGCCATTAAGAAGGTTTTGCAAGACCGGCGCTACAAGAATCGTGAGCTGCAGTTGATGCGACTAATGGACCACCCAAATGTGGTTTCCTTGAAGCATTGTTTCTTCTCTACAACGAGTAGAGATGAGCTCTTCCTCAATCTCGTTATGGAGTATGTACCCGAGACTTTGTACCGGGTTTTGAAGCACTATACTAATTCAAGCCAGAGAATGCCTATTTTCTATGTCAAACTCTACACATACCAA ATCTTCAGAGGCTTGGCTTATATCCATACTGTTCCTGGTGTCTGTCACAGAGATGTGAAACCACAAAATCTTTTG GTTGATCCTCTCACTCATCAGTGTAAGCTGTGTGATTTTGGAAGTGCAAAAGTATTG GTGAAAGGTGAAGCAAACATATCATACATTTGCTCTCGGTATTACCGAGCTCCAGAGCTCATCTTTGGGGCCACAGAGTATACATCCTCCATAGACATATGGTCTGCTGGTTGTGTTTTGGCAGAGCTCCTTCTTGGCCAG CCGTTGTTCCCGGGAGAAAATTCTGTGGACCAGCTGGTAGAGATCATCAAG GTTCTTGGTACTCCAACTCGAGAAGAAATCCGATGCATGAATCCAAACTACACAGACTTCAGATTCCCTCAAATCAAAGCTCACCCGTGGCATAAG GTTTTCCATAAGAGGATGCCTCCAGAAGCCATTGACCTCGCATCTCGGCTTCTTCAATACTCACCGAGCCTGCGTTACACTGCG CTTGAAGCATGTGCACATCCATTTTTCAATGAACTCCGTGAGCCGAATGCTCGTCTTCCTAACGGCCGACCTCTACCAGCCTTGTTCAACTTCAAACAAGAG TTAGCTGGGGCTTCACCAGAGCTGATAAACAGGCTCATACCGGAGCACATAAGGCGACAGATGAGTGGAGGCTTCCCATCACAGCCTGGTCATTAG
- the LOC106406614 gene encoding uncharacterized protein LOC106406614, whose amino-acid sequence MTTSFIFLYTTSPPSLLFGLLSQINPLYLSLQSRVCSLKLTDFMLMESLVMEEKKQLDFNRPLISIRRPIQTSEPNRKTRSSDSLANKILPSPPVYKSDINSGPVRNPGTVPFQWEHKPGKPKDERKPELQSVVVEQHFVPKLPPGRIVKKPETRADHVEDAKSCSSWYDDESDDTYLDAADTLSRSESFFLNCSNVSGQGMLVEPFGTLSSDRQTQDLMMGRFLPAAKALTSETPPHLAKKPPKPEEPARQIVVVKEKQNKAEQNPYRFHHSSDQQEEEDEDTSSMMASGVCGLLPQICLRSSFGVLNPVPSLRRQAQRGVSVRRMRSKYQDPITTTTTPCNENHKVKINGSSTPEGKERLENLSSASRTKTSKNFGELLASDDNTWEPYSEAPVAEKTLYVDTVHSVHKKVQEESLLKDYPSLEVVPVKEDVQNLIGASEEAISGLKVEECADQAISEVVEITKDFECSRLHHHHIVAPPSLPKAPSDSWLKRTLPTIPSKNNSFTWLQSLGIDDNNNQITKSIQENLKWETMVKTSNTQQGFVCISKDTLNPIPEA is encoded by the exons ATGACAACCTCATTTATATTCCTTTACACCACCTCTCCCCCTTCATTATTATTTGGTCTTCTCTCCCAAATCAatcctctctatctctctcttcaaTCCCGCGTTTGCTCACTG AAACTAACTGATTTCATGTTAATGGAGAGCTTAGTCATGGAAGAGAAGAAGCAACTAGATTTCAACCGCCCTCTTATATCCATCAGACGGCCCATACAAACTTCAGAACCCAATAGGAAAACAAGATCTTCTGATTCACTAGCCAACAAGATCCTTCCTTCTCCACCGGTTTACAAGTCTGATATCAACTCAGGTCCTGTGAGGAATCCAGGAACTGTCCCTTTTCAATGGGAGCACAAGCCTGGAAAGCCAAAAGACGAGAGGAAGCCTGAGTTACAAAGTGTTGTTGTTGAGCAACATTTTGTGCCAAAGCTTCCTCCTGGGAGGATTGTGAAGAAACCTGAGACTAGAGCTGATCATGTGGAGGATGCAAAGAGTTGCAGTTCTTGGTATGATGATGAGAGTGATGATACTTATCTTGATGCAGCTGATACACTCTCAAGATCTGAGTCGTTCTTCTTAAACTGTAGTAATGTTAGTGGTCAGGGGATGCTAGTAGAGCCGTTTGGAACCTTATCTAGTGACCGACAAACTCAAGATCTAATGATGGGGAGATTCTTGCCTGCTGCTAAAGCCTTGACTTCAGAGACACCTCCACATCTTGCTAAGAAACCGCCTAAACCAGAGGAACCGGCGAGGCAGATAGTGGTGGTTAAGGAGAAACAGAACAAAGCAGAGCAAAACCCATACCGGTTTCATCATTCTTCTGatcagcaagaagaagaagatgaagacacGAGCAGCATGATGGCTTCTGGTGTTTGTGGATTACTCCCTCAGATTTGCCTGAGAAGTTCTTTTGGAGTGTTGAATCCAGTTCCGTCTTTGAGAAGGCAGGCACAGAGAGGTGTTTCTGTTCGCCGCATGCGTTCTAAGTATCAAGATcctattactactactactacaccTTGTAATGAGAATCATAAGGTGAAGATAAATGGATCTTCTACTCCAGAAGGGAAAGAGAGACTAGAGAACTTGAGCTCAGCTTCACGCACTAAAACCAGCAAAAACTTTGGTGAGCTCTTGGCTAGTGATGACAATACATGGGAACCTTATTCTGAGGCTCCTGTTGCTGAGAAAACTCTGTATGTAGACACTGTGCATTCAGTACACAAGAAGGTACAAGAAGAGTCTTTATTAAAAGATTACCCTTCACTAGAAGTTGTTCCTGTTAAAGAAGATGTTCAGAACTTGATTGGAGCCAGTGAAGAAGCTATCTCAGGTCTAAAAGTTGAAGAATGTGCTGATCAAGCTATTTCTGAAGTAGTAGAGATTACAAAGGATTTTGAATGTTCAaggcttcatcatcatcacattgTTGCACCACCATCATTGCCAAAAGCTCCTTCAGATTCTTGGTTAAAGCGTACGTTGCCAACAATCCCATCAAAGAACAACTCATTCACATGGTTGCAGTCTCTTGGCATTGatgataataataatcaaatcaCCAAGAGTATTCAAGAAAATCTCAAGTGGGAAACTATGGTCAAAACCTCCAATACACAACAAGGGTTTGTGTGCATCTCCAAG GACACACTCAACCCTATACCAGAGGCATAG
- the LOC106406282 gene encoding aspartate aminotransferase, mitochondrial — protein sequence MAMMATAIRNSASRGTMMSRQISGLRSMSSWWKNVEPAPKDPILGVTEAFLADPSPDKVNVGVGAYRDDNGKPVVLECVREAERRIAGTSFMEYLPMGGSVKMVDETLKLAYGDNSEFIKDKRIAAVQSLSGTGACRLFADFQKRFRPDSQIYIPVPTWSNHHNIWRDAQVTQKTYHYYHPETKGLDFSGLMDDVKNAPQGSFFLLHACAHNPTGVDPTEEQWREISQLFKAKNHFAFFDMAYQGFASGDPARDAKSIRIFLEDGHHIGISQSYAKNMGLYGQRVGCLSVLCEDEKQAVTVKSQLQQLARPMYSNPPLHGAQIVSTILGDPALKGLWLKEVKVMADRIIGMRTALRESLEKLGSPLSWEHVTKQIGMFCYSGMTPEQVDRLTSEYHIYMTRNGRISMAGVTTGNVGYLANAIHEVTKSS from the exons ATGGCGATGATGGCGACGGCAATCCGTAACTCCGCTTCACGGGGGACGATGATGAGCCGTCAGATCTCGGGGTTGAGATCCATGTCTTCGTGGTGGAAGAACGTCGAGCCCGCTCCCAAAGATCCCATCCTCGGAGTCACCGAGGCCTTTCTCGCTGATCCTAGTCCCGACAAAGTTAACGTTGGTGTG GGAGCATATCGAGATGATAATGGGAAGCCTGTTGTCTTGGAATGTGTCCGTGAAGCTGAGCGTAGGATCGCTGGCACCTCCTTCAT GGAGTATCTTCCGATGGGAGGGAGTGTCAAAATGGTGGACGAGACATTGAAGCTTGCCTATGGGGACAACTCTGAGTTTATCAAAGACAAAAGGATTGCTGCAGTTCAGTCTCTCTCCGGCACTGGAGCTTGCCGGCTCTTCGCAGACTTCCAGAAACGTTTCCGTCCCGATTCGCAGATCTACATTCCTGTACCAACCTGGTCCAA CCACCACAACATCTGGAGAGATGCACAAGTCACTCAAAAGACGTACCATTACTACCATCCAGAAACCAAGGGCTTGGATTTCTCAGGGTTGATGGATGATGTGAAG AATGCTCCGCAAGgctccttcttccttctccaCGCTTGTGCTCACAATCCTACTGGAGTAGACCCTACAGAGGAGCAATGGAGAGAGATCTCACAGCTATTCAAG GCCAAAAACCATTTCGCATTCTTCGACATGGCCTATCAAGGCTTTGCAAGCGGTGACCCTGCGAGAGACGCCAAGTCCATCAGGATCTTTCTCGAGGACGGTCATCATATTGGAATCTCTCAGTCTTATGCTAAGAACATGGGACTCTACGGCCAGAGGGTCGGATGTCTCAG CGTGCTTTGTGAAGATGAGAAGCAAGCCGTGACTGTGAAAAGCCAGTTGCAGCAACTAGCTAGACCAATGTACAGCAACCCACCTTTGCATGGAGCTCAAATAGTCTCAACCATTCTCGGAGACCCAGCGTTAAAAGGCCTCTGGCTAAAGGAAGTTAAG GTCATGGCTGATCGGATAATTGGCATGAGAACTGCTTTGAGAGAAAGCTTAGAGAAGTTAGGATCGCCTCTATCATGGGAGCACGTAACCAAGCAG ATTGGAATGTTCTGCTACAGTGGGATGACACCAGAACAGGTTGACCGTTTAACAAGCGAATATCACATCTATATGACCCGTAATGGTCGTATCAG TATGGCCGGTGTTACAACAGGAAACGTGGGATACCTTGCGAATGCTATACATGAAGTCACCAAGTCATCTTAA
- the LOC106348366 gene encoding nitrilase 2-like encodes MSGSEEMSKALNATTPGFPDIPSTIVRATIVQASTVYNDTPKTIEKAEKFIAEAASDGAQLVVFPEAFIAGYPRGYRFGIGVGVHNEAGRDCFRRYHASAIVVPGPEVDKLAEIARKYKVYLVMGAMEKDGYTLYCTALFFSSEGRFLGKHRKVMPTSLERCIWGFGDGSTIPVYDTPLGKLGAAICWENRMPLYRTSLYGKGIELYCAPTADGSKEWQSSMMHIAIEGGCFVLSACQFCLRKDFPDHADYLFTDWYPDQHQEAIVSQGGSVIISPLGKILAGPNFESEGLITADLDLGDVARAKLYFDVVGHYSRPEIFNLTVNETPKKPVTFVSKSVKAEDDSEPQDK; translated from the exons ATGTCTGGTAGTGAAGAAATGTCAAAAGCTCTCAACGCCACTACTCCGGGTTTTCCCGATATCCCATCTACCATCGTTCGAGCTACCATCGTCCAGGCCTCCACTGTCTATAACGATACTCCCAAAACTATTG AAAAGGCAGAGAAGTTTATTGCGGAGGCGGCTAGCGACGGAGCGCAGCTGGTGGTGTTCCCCGAAGCGTTTATCGCTGGCTATCCTCGTGGATATAGGTTCGGCATAGGAGTCGGTGTTCATAACGAAGCTGGTCGTGACTGTTTCCGTAGATATCATGCTTCTGCCATTGTGGTTCCTG GCCCTGAAGTAGACAAACTGGCAGAGATTGCTAGGAAATACAAAGTGTACTTGGTGATGGGAGCGATGGAGAAGGATGGGTATACACTCTATTGCACAGCCCTTTTCTTCAGTTCCGAAGGTCGCTTCTTGGGCAAGCACCGTAAAGTCATGCCAACATCTCTCGAACGTTGCATCTGGGGTTTCGGGGATGGATCAACCATCCCTGTCTACGACACTCCCCTTGGCAAACTCGGTGCTGCTATTTGCTGGGAAAATAGGATGCCCCTCTACAGAACTTCCTTGTACGGAAAAG GAATTGAATTATATTGTGCACCTACTGCTGACGGTTCCAAGGAATGGCAATCGTCGATGATGCACATTGCAATCGAGGGTGGATGTTTCGTGCTGTCGGCTTGCCAGTTCTGCCTGCGTAAAGATTTCCCTGACCATGCAGATTACTTGTTCACCGACTGGTACCCAGATCAACACCAAGAGGCTATTGTCTCCCAGGGCGGTAGTGTCATTATTTCACCATTGGGAAAGATTCTTGCCGGACCAAACTTTGAATCAGAGGGTCTCATCACGGCTGATCTTG ATCTTGGTGATGTCGCAAGAGCCAAGTTATACTTCGATGTGGTCGGGCATTACTCAAGGCCAGAGATATTTAACTTGACAGTAAATGAGACCCCAAAGAAACCGGTTACATTCGTATCCAAGTCGGTGAAAGCGGAGGATGACTCAGAGCCTCAAGACAAGTAA
- the LOC106405429 gene encoding uncharacterized protein LOC106405429, which produces MNWVQRKIYLYNVTFGLYMLDWWERYLFNSLVVILMWFILYNGSRYFSELCKRHLS; this is translated from the exons ATGAATTGGGTTCAACGCAAAATCTACCTTTACAACGTCACATTTGGGCTTTACATGCTTGATTGGTGGGAACGATACCTTTTCA ATTCTTTGGTTGTAATCCTGATGTGGTTTATTCTGTACAATGGATCTCGCTACTTCTCAGAGCTTTGCAAGAG ACATCTTTCTTGA